A window from Chlamydia gallinacea 08-1274/3 encodes these proteins:
- a CDS encoding autotransporter domain-containing protein, with protein sequence MVANKVSRFQSAFSHSIVVTLLASTHGLYGHELDSQHIISELCSWRQTQLESASAGIVKKDKPSDSKQESHVFEEKSVLENLSSCAVHNLSFSEVSQGQYWTKQSTCFRVGELFSWTNIHATLPSSSTVVVPLQQDEGEKSAHNYAFKDASHGLAFCYTYSSQETEQEIGKLGCIGLAFLGDGEKSGFSFSLLKSYSGGAAIYSDKDVVFENFKEKLVFDGCESQMSGGGVAAQSVVVNNCCDVSLVHCKSQVDLLSSGQETDLSQGGGAYCAGYSQKASPKSCFPSGSLIFVGNYGALLVEGNQADKANGGALACSHFTYSENLGNTLYTKNQALSGGAIASSQAIHVYGNTGALEFIENAALISTSSASILGGGALASGEEIHFFNNNRVYCYKNSSQSHGGGFVSKHIKLTENVGDSIFKLNSANLSGGAISSRNTVEIKNNFGSLIFEQNKARYGGGAIHCYSSEESQAYGEIKILDNSGDICFVSNINTLDSDSIHNSIGGGALYGNSVILSGNQGAVSFSKNSITQCTSPSTYLGGGAIFAHHDVVISNNSGSVGFFYNQGKTQTPSQSPASEVAEASPIQMDAKISGVSLVSAYAGPLECARVMDAKKGEPSESSKEALQPLDLVVRGGGAIFAKKIVIQNNSKEVTFSDNSMYVQDNDIQKFRTLGGGALFGMDEVHIGNNVNLIFSNNYVCGETGSGGAILSQSVDLSKNQGIEFLRNTSLDLGGAVCALHGALNVSDNARDVSFISNKTKVAGGALASAGGHVFLRKNHGIIEFKNNGMLRPSENTENYSGGGAIFAKQGVDIRENIQSISFSGNSAGNFGGAILTGWMEAHQEEQGQVVTVSGNNSKVVIEENLGDVIFSGNSILDQNDSVSRYGGGAICTQDLIIQKNSGLVAFYSNCAPTGGAVRICEKGKVTLEAYGGDILFQGNINSIGLSDGLYFEGKESSLLEISASKDRCIEFSDAIIFEDLTLRRAHVDYTDFLKDPTLRFNKKTPEGSTEHTGIVRFSSSTSKIPQVAVLESGTLALSNQAQLWLCGLKQEGGSKILLASGTVLGVFHPYGKSENLHEERKVNSSIQSCYSMDIADENTPLPKEKLLLDVRSFDVDLASFASEPGITPIPPQIVIPEGTTLDSNVLDLTLIDTEGKGYENHALLNRETNIALITFKTSLEDSKDANHILDSLKIHVSVPVITESTYGHTGHWSDPQVVDGKLMINWKPTGYKLNPEKGGAIVLNTLWGQYEILRALKQQQISHNITLQRMEMDYSTNIWGAALGTFLNCATIAQIDGFNHCSGGYALGLDTQLIEDFLIGGSFAQFFGYTDSQSYVSRSEQSGYLGSAYMSIFAGSWLFKGMFVYSNMHNHLTTTYSADLGKSQGSWNSRGILADTQVNYRYILNPRRLFSSLVSAFIPFTGAEYSYLELPAFTEVGSEARVFSEGNLQNVSIPIGISLEHNYSKGQRSEVNSLRFSYALDVYRKQSHILINLPAASYSWEGGGSNLSRKSMKAQFNNDTEWNSYFSTFLGMSYEWREHTVAYGINGGARLIF encoded by the coding sequence ATGGTCGCAAACAAGGTATCAAGATTTCAATCAGCATTTTCGCATTCTATCGTAGTTACTCTACTGGCTTCTACACATGGGCTATATGGTCATGAATTAGATTCGCAACACATAATATCTGAATTGTGTTCTTGGAGGCAAACACAATTAGAATCTGCTTCTGCAGGTATTGTAAAGAAAGATAAGCCCTCTGATTCTAAACAGGAGAGTCATGTATTTGAAGAGAAGTCTGTGTTGGAGAACTTATCTTCATGTGCTGTTCATAATTTATCTTTTTCTGAGGTGTCTCAAGGGCAATATTGGACGAAACAAAGCACATGTTTCCGTGTAGGGGAACTTTTCTCATGGACGAATATTCATGCGACTTTGCCTTCCTCTTCGACTGTTGTTGTCCCATTACAGCAAGATGAGGGGGAGAAATCAGCTCACAATTATGCGTTCAAGGATGCGAGTCATGGGTTAGCTTTTTGTTATACATACTCCTCCCAAGAAACTGAGCAAGAAATAGGAAAGTTAGGGTGTATAGGCCTTGCGTTTTTAGGAGATGGAGAGAAATCGGGTTTCTCTTTTTCTTTACTAAAATCCTATAGCGGGGGAGCAGCGATTTATTCTGATAAAGATGTTGTTTTTGAAAATTTTAAAGAAAAGCTTGTTTTTGATGGATGTGAGTCTCAAATGAGTGGGGGAGGTGTTGCAGCACAAAGTGTCGTTGTCAATAATTGCTGTGATGTATCTTTGGTCCATTGTAAGTCGCAAGTCGATCTGCTTTCTTCTGGTCAAGAAACAGATTTATCACAAGGTGGTGGGGCTTATTGTGCAGGTTATTCTCAAAAAGCGTCCCCGAAGTCTTGTTTTCCGAGTGGTTCTCTTATTTTTGTAGGTAATTATGGAGCTCTTTTAGTCGAGGGCAACCAGGCAGATAAAGCAAATGGAGGAGCTTTAGCTTGTAGTCATTTTACTTACTCGGAGAATCTTGGAAATACTCTTTATACAAAAAATCAAGCTCTTTCTGGGGGGGCTATCGCATCATCTCAGGCCATTCATGTCTATGGAAATACAGGGGCCCTAGAGTTTATAGAGAATGCAGCGTTAATTTCTACATCAAGTGCTTCTATATTAGGTGGGGGCGCTTTAGCCTCAGGAGAAGAGATCCATTTCTTTAATAACAATCGGGTATATTGTTACAAAAATTCTTCTCAATCTCATGGAGGGGGCTTTGTTTCTAAACATATCAAGCTCACAGAGAATGTGGGGGATTCAATATTCAAGTTAAATTCTGCGAATCTATCAGGAGGAGCTATTAGTTCCAGAAATACTGTAGAGATAAAGAACAATTTTGGGTCCCTAATTTTTGAACAAAACAAGGCACGCTATGGTGGAGGAGCCATTCACTGTTATTCTTCAGAAGAATCACAGGCATATGGTGAGATTAAAATTCTAGATAATTCTGGAGATATATGTTTTGTGTCGAATATAAATACGTTAGATTCTGATTCTATACACAATTCTATAGGTGGGGGCGCTCTTTACGGAAATAGTGTCATTCTTTCTGGTAATCAGGGGGCGGTTTCTTTTTCTAAGAATTCTATTACTCAGTGTACATCCCCGAGTACCTATCTTGGTGGAGGGGCCATTTTTGCACATCACGATGTCGTGATTTCCAATAATTCTGGTTCCGTAGGATTTTTTTATAATCAGGGCAAAACCCAAACTCCTTCCCAATCACCTGCATCTGAGGTTGCAGAAGCGTCTCCAATTCAAATGGATGCAAAAATTTCAGGTGTTTCTTTAGTTTCAGCTTATGCAGGTCCTTTAGAATGTGCAAGAGTTATGGATGCTAAGAAGGGAGAACCTTCTGAATCAAGTAAGGAAGCTTTGCAACCCCTAGATTTGGTGGTTCGAGGTGGTGGAGCCATTTTTGCAAAGAAAATCGTTATCCAAAATAACTCTAAAGAAGTTACGTTTTCTGACAACAGTATGTACGTTCAAGACAACGACATACAAAAATTCCGTACTTTAGGTGGAGGAGCTTTATTCGGTATGGATGAAGTTCACATTGGGAATAATGTGAATCTCATCTTTTCCAATAATTATGTATGTGGAGAAACAGGAAGTGGTGGAGCCATTTTATCTCAATCTGTAGATCTCTCTAAAAACCAGGGAATAGAATTTCTACGTAATACTTCTCTGGATTTAGGTGGAGCTGTGTGTGCCTTACACGGTGCATTAAATGTAAGTGATAATGCACGCGATGTGTCCTTTATTTCTAACAAAACCAAGGTTGCTGGAGGAGCTCTTGCCAGTGCTGGGGGACATGTTTTTCTACGTAAGAATCATGGGATTATAGAATTTAAAAATAATGGGATGTTACGACCTTCTGAAAATACAGAAAACTACAGTGGTGGTGGAGCCATTTTTGCTAAACAGGGAGTAGATATTCGAGAAAATATCCAGTCTATTTCTTTTTCAGGAAATAGTGCAGGAAATTTTGGAGGGGCGATTTTAACTGGATGGATGGAAGCACATCAAGAAGAGCAAGGACAGGTTGTTACAGTTTCAGGGAATAATTCCAAAGTAGTCATTGAAGAAAATTTAGGTGATGTTATTTTTTCTGGAAATAGCATTTTGGACCAGAATGATTCTGTTTCTAGGTATGGTGGAGGTGCTATTTGCACGCAAGATTTAATTATTCAGAAGAACTCAGGTTTAGTTGCTTTTTATAGTAACTGTGCCCCCACAGGTGGTGCTGTTCGAATTTGTGAAAAGGGGAAGGTAACTTTAGAAGCCTATGGAGGGGATATTCTTTTCCAAGGCAATATCAATTCAATAGGTCTTTCCGATGGTTTATATTTTGAAGGAAAAGAATCTTCTTTGTTAGAAATATCTGCCTCTAAGGATCGTTGTATAGAGTTTTCTGATGCGATTATTTTTGAAGATCTCACTTTGAGAAGGGCCCATGTAGACTATACGGATTTCTTAAAAGATCCTACCTTGAGATTCAATAAGAAAACACCCGAAGGTTCTACAGAGCACACAGGAATTGTACGTTTTTCGTCTTCTACATCGAAAATTCCTCAAGTAGCTGTATTAGAGTCGGGTACGTTAGCTTTGTCAAATCAAGCCCAATTATGGCTATGTGGATTAAAGCAAGAGGGAGGAAGTAAAATTTTGCTAGCTTCAGGTACTGTATTAGGGGTTTTCCATCCTTATGGGAAAAGCGAAAATTTACATGAAGAGAGGAAGGTCAATTCCTCAATACAATCTTGCTATTCTATGGATATTGCTGATGAAAACACCCCACTTCCTAAAGAAAAGCTATTGCTGGATGTCCGTTCTTTTGATGTTGACCTCGCCTCTTTTGCTTCAGAACCTGGCATCACGCCCATACCTCCACAAATTGTTATTCCTGAGGGAACGACACTAGACTCTAATGTTTTAGACCTAACTCTTATAGATACAGAAGGCAAAGGTTATGAGAACCATGCATTACTCAATAGAGAAACAAATATTGCTTTAATTACTTTTAAGACATCTTTAGAAGACTCTAAAGATGCGAATCACATTTTAGATTCTTTAAAAATTCATGTTTCTGTTCCTGTGATTACGGAATCTACGTATGGGCATACAGGACACTGGTCAGATCCTCAAGTAGTCGATGGGAAGTTAATGATCAATTGGAAACCTACAGGATATAAATTAAATCCAGAGAAAGGGGGAGCTATTGTTTTAAACACCTTATGGGGGCAGTATGAGATTTTACGTGCTTTGAAACAACAGCAAATCTCGCATAACATTACTTTACAAAGAATGGAGATGGACTACTCAACGAATATATGGGGAGCTGCCTTGGGAACCTTCTTGAACTGTGCAACAATAGCGCAAATTGATGGTTTTAACCATTGCTCGGGTGGTTATGCGTTAGGGTTGGATACGCAACTCATCGAAGATTTCTTAATTGGAGGAAGTTTTGCTCAATTTTTTGGTTATACGGATAGTCAGTCTTATGTATCTCGGAGTGAGCAAAGCGGTTATTTAGGGTCTGCTTATATGAGTATTTTTGCGGGTTCTTGGTTGTTTAAGGGAATGTTTGTTTATAGCAATATGCATAATCATTTAACAACTACATATTCTGCAGATTTAGGCAAATCCCAAGGATCATGGAATAGTCGAGGGATATTAGCAGATACTCAGGTGAATTATCGCTATATTCTTAACCCCCGTAGGTTATTTTCGTCTTTAGTATCTGCTTTTATTCCTTTTACAGGAGCTGAATATTCTTATTTAGAATTACCAGCATTTACTGAAGTAGGTAGCGAGGCCAGAGTATTCTCTGAGGGGAATTTACAAAATGTTTCCATCCCTATAGGAATATCTTTGGAACATAATTATTCCAAAGGACAACGTTCTGAGGTAAATAGTTTGCGCTTTTCCTATGCTTTGGATGTGTATCGTAAACAATCACACATTTTGATTAATTTGCCTGCGGCTTCCTATTCTTGGGAGGGGGGCGGATCCAATTTATCTAGAAAGTCTATGAAGGCGCAATTTAATAATGATACGGAATGGAATTCTTATTTCAGTACATTTTTAGGGATGTCTTATGAGTGGAGAGAACACACCGTGGCTTATGGCATAAATGGAGGGGCACGTTTAATTTTCTAG
- the plsX gene encoding phosphate acyltransferase PlsX, with product MKVCIGIDLMGGDRSPLVIWEELINVLQARDAEQIAFTAFATKEVKEHILSCGTREGCPEIVESQDFITMEDSPLTAIRKKSSSMALGLDYLKEGKVDGFISTGNTAALVTLSRRKIPVFPKVRRPALLVRVPTMRGCAIILDVGANVSVKPEEMVGFARMGLAYRQCLGQVKELPTIGLLNIGSEEGKGTEAHRQTFRILRETFGEAFLGNIESGDVFSGRIDIVVADGFTGNIFLKTAEGVFDFLRQILGDKLETDVKQQLDHTIYPGSLVCGLSKLVIKCHGKASGQSLFNGIAGSIDLAQARVCQRILSSLS from the coding sequence ATGAAAGTATGCATTGGCATAGATCTCATGGGAGGAGACCGGTCTCCTCTCGTTATTTGGGAAGAGCTAATTAACGTACTACAGGCAAGAGATGCCGAACAAATTGCTTTCACAGCTTTTGCTACAAAGGAAGTGAAGGAACACATTCTTTCTTGTGGCACAAGGGAAGGTTGTCCAGAAATAGTTGAATCACAGGATTTTATTACTATGGAGGATTCCCCTTTAACTGCGATTCGTAAAAAGTCTTCTTCTATGGCTCTAGGCCTGGATTACCTGAAAGAAGGGAAAGTAGATGGGTTTATTTCTACAGGAAATACAGCAGCATTAGTTACTTTGTCTCGAAGGAAAATTCCTGTATTTCCTAAAGTACGTCGTCCAGCCTTACTTGTTCGTGTCCCTACAATGCGAGGGTGTGCAATTATATTAGATGTTGGAGCCAATGTTTCTGTGAAACCAGAGGAGATGGTGGGTTTTGCTCGTATGGGTTTAGCCTACAGACAATGTTTGGGACAGGTGAAGGAGCTACCTACTATAGGTTTATTAAACATTGGTTCTGAAGAGGGTAAGGGTACAGAAGCTCATAGACAAACATTTCGTATTCTTAGAGAAACCTTTGGAGAAGCCTTTCTTGGGAATATTGAAAGTGGTGATGTTTTTAGTGGTCGTATTGATATTGTTGTTGCCGATGGTTTTACGGGGAATATTTTCTTAAAAACTGCAGAGGGGGTTTTTGATTTTCTACGCCAAATCTTAGGAGATAAGTTGGAAACTGATGTGAAACAGCAGTTAGACCACACAATTTATCCCGGCTCCCTAGTGTGTGGATTGTCTAAATTAGTCATTAAATGCCATGGAAAAGCTTCCGGGCAATCTTTATTTAATGGAATTGCTGGATCTATAGATTTAGCTCAGGCACGCGTGTGTCAGCGTATTTTATCCAGTCTATCTTAA
- the rpmF gene encoding 50S ribosomal protein L32, producing MAVPRNRHSNARKNIRRSHHAKKAQYTAACTNCGQAFLPHTVCAACGFYNGKAVMTIEKK from the coding sequence ATGGCAGTACCACGTAATCGACATAGTAATGCACGTAAGAATATTCGCAGAAGTCATCATGCAAAAAAAGCTCAGTACACAGCTGCTTGTACTAATTGTGGACAAGCATTTCTTCCCCACACTGTGTGCGCTGCTTGTGGCTTTTATAACGGTAAAGCTGTTATGACCATAGAAAAGAAATAA
- a CDS encoding Rne/Rng family ribonuclease: protein MENDILLNIESKEIRYAHLKNGQLFDLIIERKKVRQLKGNIYRGRVTNILRNIQSAFINIDERENGFIHISDVLENSKKFEQMFDMDFDVLPKASEEQAEAPIEELLKLDSPVLVQVVKEPIGTKGARLTSNISIPGRYLVLLPNSPHRGVSRKIEDPHMRDQLKQLIRSFEMPQDMGLICRTASVLASTEALINEAHDLLSTWKGILEKFYATDQPCLLYEETDILKKAVITCIDKNYKRLLVDDYTTYQKCKRMVKKYSPDSSVKIEYYRDSIPMFERFNIEKEIDKATKRKIWLSSGGYLFFDKTEAMHTIDVNSGRSTQLESGVEETLVQINLEAAEEIARQLRLRNIGGLVIIDFIDMKSRKNQRRVLERLKEHMKYDAARCTILSMSEFGLVEMTRQRNRESLMQTLFTTCPYCSGNAIIKTPESVVIEIERAMKKVINHKEHKHLCLVVHPEIASYMKQEKNDDELINLAKQLKAKLQINTSDSLHLNHYQFFSLVTGESVEL, encoded by the coding sequence ATGGAAAACGATATCTTATTAAACATAGAATCTAAAGAAATTCGCTATGCACATTTGAAAAACGGCCAACTTTTTGACCTCATTATTGAAAGAAAAAAAGTCAGGCAACTCAAGGGAAATATTTACCGTGGACGCGTAACAAACATTCTGCGAAATATTCAGTCTGCCTTCATCAATATTGATGAAAGAGAAAATGGTTTTATCCACATTTCTGATGTTTTAGAAAATTCTAAAAAATTTGAACAAATGTTTGATATGGACTTTGATGTCCTCCCAAAAGCCTCCGAAGAGCAAGCAGAAGCCCCTATAGAAGAATTACTTAAATTAGATAGCCCTGTGCTAGTGCAAGTTGTCAAAGAACCCATAGGAACAAAAGGAGCACGATTAACTTCCAATATCTCGATTCCCGGCCGCTATCTCGTTTTATTGCCCAACTCCCCTCATCGAGGTGTATCAAGAAAAATTGAAGATCCCCATATGAGAGACCAACTAAAACAGTTGATCCGCTCTTTTGAAATGCCTCAAGATATGGGACTTATTTGTCGCACAGCAAGCGTTTTGGCTTCCACGGAAGCCCTAATTAATGAAGCTCATGATCTACTTTCTACCTGGAAAGGCATCCTAGAAAAATTCTACGCAACGGATCAGCCCTGTTTACTCTATGAAGAGACGGATATTTTAAAAAAAGCGGTAATTACCTGCATTGATAAGAACTATAAACGTCTGTTAGTGGATGATTATACTACCTACCAAAAATGTAAGCGCATGGTAAAAAAATATTCCCCCGACTCTTCGGTAAAAATAGAATATTATCGCGATTCCATCCCCATGTTTGAACGCTTTAATATTGAAAAAGAGATTGATAAAGCTACAAAACGTAAAATCTGGCTTTCTAGTGGTGGATATCTTTTTTTCGATAAAACCGAAGCCATGCACACAATTGATGTGAACTCAGGAAGAAGCACGCAATTAGAGAGCGGTGTTGAGGAAACTCTTGTACAAATTAATCTAGAAGCTGCAGAAGAAATTGCTCGACAGTTGCGTCTACGTAATATTGGTGGGCTAGTGATCATTGATTTCATTGATATGAAATCACGAAAAAATCAACGTCGTGTTTTAGAACGTCTAAAAGAACATATGAAATACGATGCCGCACGCTGCACAATTTTAAGTATGAGCGAATTTGGTCTGGTAGAAATGACACGCCAAAGAAACCGAGAATCTTTAATGCAAACACTATTCACCACCTGCCCCTATTGCAGCGGCAATGCAATTATCAAAACTCCAGAAAGCGTAGTTATTGAAATTGAAAGAGCTATGAAAAAAGTTATCAACCATAAGGAACACAAACATCTCTGTCTCGTTGTTCATCCGGAAATTGCTAGCTATATGAAACAAGAAAAAAATGATGATGAACTTATCAATTTAGCTAAACAATTAAAAGCTAAATTACAAATTAATACTTCAGACTCTCTTCATCTCAACCATTACCAATTCTTCTCGCTAGTTACGGGAGAGAGCGTAGAACTATAA
- a CDS encoding 1-acyl-sn-glycerol-3-phosphate acyltransferase, with the protein MHFSTYLTQAFGNQSLPEPLYQKFQIYHQNYVEAATKKCSLEKAEALCLQWLKIVIEDLKNPFIFPPYHKKIRHPIDLFTFGKEFFSVLIDDENSRVENLQQLDHIEKAILRKDNVILLANHQTECDPQLMYYALGKTHPELLENMIFVAGDRVTSDPLARPFSMGCDLLCIYSKRHIHTPPEQKEEKLHHNQKSMKILKSLLHEGGKFIYVAPAGGRDRKTTKDLLYPAEFQPESVEMFRILTKASERPVHFYPLALKTYDILPPPPTIENTIGEYRAIFYAPIRFKFGEEIFLDELCSEEELKNYDKHSQRVLRSNKAFAILSQLYEELQT; encoded by the coding sequence ATGCATTTTTCTACATACTTGACCCAGGCTTTTGGGAATCAATCATTACCAGAGCCTTTGTATCAAAAATTTCAGATTTATCATCAAAACTATGTTGAAGCAGCCACCAAAAAATGTTCTCTAGAAAAAGCAGAAGCTCTCTGCTTACAATGGCTTAAGATCGTCATTGAAGACTTAAAAAATCCTTTTATCTTCCCTCCATACCACAAAAAAATTCGTCATCCGATCGATTTATTTACATTTGGAAAAGAATTTTTCTCTGTTTTGATCGATGATGAGAATTCTCGAGTAGAAAATCTTCAACAACTCGATCATATTGAAAAAGCAATCCTACGCAAAGACAATGTCATTCTCCTAGCAAATCATCAAACAGAGTGCGATCCTCAATTAATGTACTATGCCCTAGGAAAAACGCATCCTGAATTACTAGAAAATATGATTTTTGTTGCCGGTGATCGCGTAACTTCGGATCCCCTAGCGCGGCCATTTAGTATGGGATGTGATTTATTGTGCATCTATTCAAAACGTCATATTCATACTCCTCCCGAACAAAAAGAAGAAAAGCTACATCATAATCAAAAAAGCATGAAAATTCTTAAATCCCTACTCCATGAAGGGGGGAAGTTCATTTATGTGGCCCCGGCAGGAGGAAGAGATAGGAAAACAACAAAAGACCTACTATATCCTGCAGAGTTTCAACCAGAAAGCGTAGAAATGTTCCGTATTTTAACTAAAGCTTCTGAGAGACCTGTGCATTTCTACCCCCTGGCTCTAAAAACATACGATATTCTTCCCCCTCCCCCAACCATAGAAAATACTATTGGAGAATACCGAGCAATTTTCTATGCACCCATACGTTTTAAATTTGGGGAAGAAATTTTCTTAGATGAATTATGTTCTGAAGAAGAGCTAAAAAATTATGATAAGCACAGCCAACGCGTACTGAGATCTAACAAAGCATTCGCAATTTTATCTCAATTATATGAGGAATTACAGACATGA